The Cervus canadensis isolate Bull #8, Minnesota chromosome X, ASM1932006v1, whole genome shotgun sequence genome contains the following window.
TCTGCTATTTACAAGTGGGATGGTGTATAACTAGAGCCTTCATTCCATATAAATAGAGCTGAAAACTCACTAGTGCTTTGTAGCCACTTGTTGGCACCTGCAAATATTCAGGGGGTATTGCTTTACTCCATAATGGAATCGACTAATTCTATATTTACTGATGGACATATTACTTTGGGGTTccagttcttttttctcctgcaCCAACACTCATGATGCTTTAAGACCAAAGTGCATTCAAGGTGGCTCCTGTGGTGCTGGGGTGAGAGAGTCCCTATTAGTTGTCGTTGTGTGTCAGGAATAAACACTGCTTTAGATTCTTTGGCGAGGGAGGGGGTAGTCATATTCTTGAACCTctttcaaatgtgtgtgtgtctacatatATGATTTAATGACTTTAGGGGGGCCTGAGGTACTTATACCTTTGTGGATCTCTttctcaattgaaaaaaaaagatattttacagCTGGTAATTTTACAACTGGGTCCGTATAAGGATGAAAATAATCCAGGCTgagttatattcatttttttccttctgattttaaaagaaattaaaacatttctgtgGACCCCTAAAAAGACAGTGTGCCCCACGTATTGTGCCATCTGTGCCTGCTGGAGAAATCTGCCCTGTCtagatgtaattttttaaaaccaagaaaTGTTCAAAACATGGGCAAAACTGCCCGGGGGTTACCCCACTGCTTCACATAAAGGGTTTTCTATTGTTTTGTTCCTTGTTTGCGGGGGGCCCAAGGCAGGCTATGACCCCCAAGTACCCTGGGGTGATGGGTGTAGGAGGAAGAAGGATTCAGGGGCCACTTTACAATTCTGCCCAGAACCCTAATTCTCAGCATATGGGGAGAAAATAACCACATGACATGATATCAGAATCCTCCTGGTTGGGAAGCCTGCTTCAAACTTCCACAACCTCTAAGACTCAATGAAGTCCATACTCTGGTCAGATAAATAGGTCCTCAGCTGGCTGCTCTCCACCTCCCAGGACAATTAAGACTCTAACACAACATTTTTAGCAACTATAccccagtaaaaattaattttaaaaataaagtaaaaactaaaaaatagaatttgtattcacacacaaaaaaagaatgcaaatgcAATCTGAAGGGTCTCTGCTCCTTACTCCCAGCCCACTCCCAACCCAGGAAAGTGCCTCCACCTCCTTGCACACTGCTCAACCCCAGTGTTTAGTTGTTTGGGTCAGAAGTGTCAGTTTTTATTTATGAAGGTATATGGGCTCAGTGTTGATTTAGTTATAACAGTAAATGTCTTCAGATTGCCATGGATCATGAAAGCAATACTGTGTAATGCTCAATGAGTTGCATTCTTACCCCCTATCCCAGAAGCCTAATGCCCAGTAGTTCGCATTAGGACATACTGGGGCTTGTATAACCTCAAAGAGGCTTCTGCCACATCACTCAAAAGCATGGcttacaaatatcatatgacatcacttatacgtggaatctaaaataagacacaatGAGCTtaactacaaaacagaaacagactcacagacatagagaacagacttgtgttttcAAGGGGAAGAAGCTTGGGAGAGGGCTAGACTGGGAGTTTAGGGTTAGCAGACGCTAACTATTATACATAGGAtggacaaacaacaaggtcctactgtagagcacagggaactacattcagtgtcctgtgataaatcacaatggaaaagcatatgaaaaggaacaaatatatatgtataactgagtcactttgctatacagcagaaataaacaacactgtaaaccaaatatatttcaataaaataaattttaaaaaattaagcatgtcttaatttttaacaatttaaaacaatatCTTAATTCTTTGAGAGCTGGCATACCCCTGAATATTAGATCATCCAAACCAGCCTCTCTCCAACATGCCAAACAGCAGGATGGTTGTTTATTATGCAGCCAATACTGTACCTTTAATACTAAATTATCTCAGCTCCCCACATTTGGGGAAGGGAGAGTATGATCTGTTTAATAGAATGCAAAGTCAGAACTTGGTTAAGTACCTGCCTCCTGCTAGAGCCCATGAGAGTCTATACAGATTAGGGCTTAGATTCAGGCAAAGGAGAAGCACCTTCTCTCTGCAAGAGCTGCCTCAGGGGGCTCTCTGGAGGCACCAGTTCCAAGGGTCGTTTGCCTTCAGCATTCCTGGCCTGGGTGTCTGCTCCAAAGTCCAGGAGCAGGCTGACCAGCTCCCCACTGGATGCCCTGGCCACTGCATGAAGAGGGGAGTCCAGCCCCCGGCCCTGGTTCACATTCACTCCTAAACAGTCAGGAGAACAACAGAGTCAGTCAAGCAGCAGAGTGCAAGCACCCCCTTCTAAAAGTGCTGTGCCTCCACAGTGGGCATGGCAGTTCTCCAAGTCATCAGGAGATGACTTGATTCCATTTAATAATATGGGGAAAAGGCCACTTGACAATATGACTAAAGGTATGACATGAGCCATATGGCAGATGAGGTTGAAAAACCTCACCTTTGAGCATCATACAGAGCTGTGATGGATTAAGGAAAAACACTGGCAGTGTGAAAGCTGCGCATTCACTATTACTAGAGCCCAAATATTAGCCGGCACAGACCGGAAGTGAGGCTAGATGGCAAAATCTCATCTATGGCAATTTGCCACACTCACACGCCCAGAAACTGTGATGAAGCTTAAACTGGAGACTTGAGACCATGTGAACTGGTCTGTGAAGAGCTACCCATTATGACGACATTGCCTAGACTGGGGTGGCCAATCCTAAGATCACAGGGCAGGTGGCAAAGTCATCCTCTTTGGGGGTCAGGTGGATTCCCAGGACCATCCCCACCCAATTCTATCCCTACACTCTCAACAGAGCCTTAGCCCAGCCTAGACACTGGCTCCCACTGGGATGTGTGGGGACATACAGCTTTGCCTGAGCTGCTGTCTCTCTAGAAAAATGGGAATCTATGTCCAGTCAACAAATGTTAACTGAATTGTTCTTGTATTGTTCTTAGCTTTTTGAGGGATGCCAAACCTGACCCTTTCCTGACTAGGAGCTTAAAAGCCATCTAAaacaagagaagagagagagagaaggcgaGAGAAAACCAACCTTCTCCTGGTTCGTGGTAATGGCTGCCAATTGAGTAGAAGGCAATGAGAACAATAAACCTTCAGCAGAGGGAAAGATTACCTGATTTTTAAAGATAACCAAGACTCAAATAACTTAAAACGTGAAAAAGGGGTATTCCAAGTGTTGAAGGGGTTGGACAATAGCAGGAAGGTGAAAAAGAATGGTGGGACAtgggccttttaaaaaatacaacatcTACAATGGACTAAAACTGAGGCCAGTTTATTTCCAAATCAAAGAGAACTGCTGAAGGTGGCCTAAAATTCAAAGGCCCAGTCCTAACCCAGCAGCTGTGGGAGTTATGCAGAAACTAGTGATATCAATggccagagggagggaggcagaggaaagggaggagaaacTAATAATCACTGAGGACCATCCTGGGAGCAGGGACATCATCGTCATCATGATTCTTATTACAAGTAAGAGAACTCAAATTGAAACAGTATCAAATAATTCCCCAGGGGAACACAGTCAACATGAACTCTGATCTTGTCCAACCCACTGCCCACAGTTTTTCCTCTGCTACAACAGCAAGAGCTTTCAAATACCTTGAATGTACTTTTCATTTACTCTCCTTGTTCTGTTGTGCTTTTGGTTTTACCTGACTCCAGAAGTTTCCTGGCGCAGGCCACCTGCAGGTTTTCACAAGCCAAATATAATGGTGTGCCCAGGTGGCAGATGTTTTGGTCAATGTCGGCCCCGTGAGCCACAAGAGACTCAATGCACTCCACGTGGCCTGCAGTCCAAAGTGGAAGAAGACAGTTACAGCACTAATTCTCACAGCTACGGAAATACCACCTTGCCCATATTCTGTGTGTTGAAAATTTCCAATGACTTAACTAGGGACCAAAAGCTATGTTCTTTACTTAGAATAGCAAATGGTCTACAACACCATCACTAGTTAACGGGGTGTTCCATAAGACACCATCTGGAGCTCTGGGTGGAACTCCACTTGAGTTTATTAGCCACGGTAGGCAACCAGCAACCATCCACCTTTTTTAGTTGTTTGGCTTTGTAATCTGAGTTCAGAAATCGAAGTGAGAGTTGGGAAGAGGTGTGGAAGAGGGACAAGGTGGGCCTGAAGAAGACAGCACAGAGAGTGGGCCATGGAGCAGGGAAGGAAACTTACAACCTCACCAAAAGCAGGCCCTGGGAGAAACAGCCCACAGTGGGCACGGGAGAGGCTTAGGAGATGGTGCCAAATCCAACATGAGTGGGGCCCTGTGTGGCCAACTAGGTTGGGTGAAAGCAGAAATCATTCTTCCTTGGTCTAGAATGTCATACTGAAATACTGCTCCTTTGCATTTATCTTGTTACACCATTTTAGTTCTGTGTGGATCCCAGGATCCCACATGGAAAACGAGTGCTTTGTATACCTCCTTTTCCCTCTTCAATTGTAAGATGTCCCTTGAAGGAGTGGGTGGAAAACTTCAATTCTCAACAGATTTACCTCTCTTAGCAGCTTCGTGGATGGGGGATGCCAGGTCACTCGCAGGGTAGGGACTGGCTCCATATTGCAGAAGCAAATTCACACACTCATGGCTGCCGCTGACACAAGCAT
Protein-coding sequences here:
- the ASB9 gene encoding ankyrin repeat and SOCS box protein 9 isoform X3 — encoded protein: MTGPWKKSRGGREGGMKPCDDRGGDCKDASEEPRNSKDGHPTPEARRDIVSDWSPVHEAAIHGRLLSLRSLINQGWPVNLITADRVSPLHEACLGGHPSCANMLLRHGAQVNGVTVDWHTPLFNACVSGSHECVNLLLQYGASPYPASDLASPIHEAAKRGHVECIESLVAHGADIDQNICHLGTPLYLACENLQVACARKLLESGVNVNQGRGLDSPLHAVARASSGELVSLLLDFGADTQARNAEGKRPLELVPPESPLRQLLQREGASPLPESKP
- the ASB9 gene encoding ankyrin repeat and SOCS box protein 9 isoform X2, translated to MDGEPPGRNGSKPPDMRLLSNPLTGDIVSDWSPVHEAAIHGRLLSLRSLINQGWPVNLITADRVSPLHEACLGGHPSCANMLLRHGAQVNGVTVDWHTPLFNACVSGSHECVNLLLQYGASPYPASDLASPIHEAAKRGHVECIESLVAHGADIDQNICHLGTPLYLACENLQVACARKLLESGVNVNQGRGLDSPLHAVARASSGELVSLLLDFGADTQARNAEGKRPLELVPPESPLRQLLQREGPSSLMQLCRLRIRKCFGIQQHHKITGLSLPEELKRFLLHM